In a genomic window of Scyliorhinus torazame isolate Kashiwa2021f chromosome 5, sScyTor2.1, whole genome shotgun sequence:
- the LOC140422188 gene encoding uncharacterized protein produces the protein MEKPWKCEDCGKGFRAPHELARHQRSHTGERPFTCSQCEKGFTDIGSLRQHERVHTGERPFTCSQCGKGFTDISSLRRHERVHTGERPFICSQCKKGFTDIGNLRKHERVHTGERPFTCFQCEKRFNDIGNLRKHERVHTGERPFNCSQCKKGFTDIGNLRRHERVHTGEMPFTCSDCGKGFAQLSNLQRHQRVHTGEKPFICTVCDKGFTQLSGLCSHNVTHTKSRPFKCSDCWRGFKSSQRLMSHQRVHSEAKPFSCSHCTKCFRTSSNLMKHERGHTVESPFTSPTGKRFTRSSPAEPQCHSQQ, from the coding sequence atggagaaaccatggaaatgtgaggattgtgggaagggattcagagccccacacgagctggcaaggcatcaacgcagtcacactggagagaggccgttcacctgctctcagtgtgaaaagggattcactgacattggcagcctgcgccaacacgaacgagttcacactggagagaggcctttcacctgctctcagtgtggaaagggattcactgacattagcagcctgcggaggcacgaacgagttcacactggagagaggcctttcatctgctctcagtgtaaaaagggattcactgacattggcaacctgcggaaacacgaacgagttcacactggagaaaggcctttcacctgctttcagtgtgaaaagagattcaatgacattggcaacctgcggaaacacgaacgagttcacactggagagaggcctttcaactgctctcagtgtaaaaagggattcactgacattggcaacctgcggagacacgaacgagttcacaccggggagatgccattcacctgctctgactgtgggaagggattcgctcagttatccaacctgcagagacaccagagagttcacaccggggagaagccattcatctgcactgtgtgtgataagggattcactcaattatccggcctgtgtagccacaatgtcactcacaccaagagcaggccctttaaatgctctgactgctggaggggtttcaaaagctcacagcgactgatgtcccaccagcgtgttcactctgaggcgaaaccgttcagctgctctcactgcacaaagtgctttagaacctcatccaacctgatgaaacacgagcgaggtcacaccgttgagagcccgttcacctctccgactgggaaaagattcactcggtcatcacctgctgagccacaatgtcactcacagcaatga